GGGCAGTGCTGTCTTGTCCATATCCTACCACCATCAGAAGTATGCCAAATAGCACCCCATCCCTCCCTACCAATTCCTATACCGCCACACCCAATCCAGCCATTTAGAGAATCTGCAAACGAAATAGTAGTTGGAAACGGACCGACAGAGGTAGTAACTGATGGGTTCCATGTGGAGCCACCATCTGTGGTGTAATAGGGAGTAGAGCTATAACTTGCAGGAGCAAACCAGCCCTTTAATGAATCTATAAAAAACATTGCAAATATATCTTCTGAAAGGGGAACTGATAGTTGAGTCCAGTTCTGTCCACCATCAATCGTTTTCCAGATGCGACCACGAGTATCATGAGGCTCACTGGCGTCATAACCTGATGCCCAACCAGTTAAATGATTTGCAAAGAATAGATTAGCAATCATCCAATTCTCATTTTGCTGTAGTGATTCCCATGTGATACCACCATCAATTGTATGAAATAAAAGACCATAAAGACCAGCTGTCCAGCCACACAGTGGATCAATAAAATGGATTGCCCATAAATTATGCTTACCCGGAAGTATTTGCTCAGTCCATGTCTCACCTCCATCTGTGGTACGCATAACTATTGGACAGGGATCTATAGGATAGCCACCACCTGCTGCCCAGCCATATTTTTCATTTATGAAGAATACTCGTAGTGCCTTATAAGAGGGCGTCTCTTGGGGTACCCATGTTTTACCCCCATCGGTTGTATGAGAGATAGAATTCCTCGACCATTGAGGCCAGAACCCTGCTATCCAACCTTTTTGTGTTTCCTTTAAGAAATAGACATCACAAGTCCGTATATACGGTATCTCATTACCCATACCACCTCTGAGTGGAATAAGACTTGGCCGCCACTCTGCAAATAAAGCCAATAACAAAACAGATGCTATCGAAAACATTACATACCTCCTTCTACATAGGGAACGGTAAGCCCCCTAAATCTAACACTGCAAAACTCGACCAATCCACATTCTTCTCTACACAATCATAAAATCACCTCCTTCCCCGATCGCAAAACTTAAATGTCACCCTGAACTTGATTCAGGGTCAAAACTACATCTAATCCCGATAAAATCTGGATAAGTTTTGAGTTGTAGATTTGACTTTTGACTTTTGAGTTTTATCTCAGTAAAAGTAGCTGCTTTGTCACACTCTTATCTCCTACTTGTAACTTACAAAAGTAGATGCCACTCGGTAGTCTATTTCCATTATCATCACCGCCATCCCAAGAAACAGCAGTTAGTAGTGAGTAGTTAGTAGTTAGTGGGAATGACTTGACTAATCTGCCAGTAAGGTCATAAATCGTTAATCGTAAATCGTTACGGTTTCCGTTTAACGAATAACGAATAACGGTCTTTCCACTGAATGGGTTAGGATATATTTCAAGCTTTAAGTTTTGAGCTTTTAGCTTTGAGCTCTCTTCTACACCCGGTGGCGTCGCTAATGTGAAGCGGCCGCTCATACTGGAGTTTGGGCCGACATCGAATTGTCCCACTTTTACATATGCATTAGTTGATGGCGTTACTGTATCCGGTATTGTCCATGAATAAAAGCCAACATCGGGCATACTAATTATCTCTATCCAAGACCCAGAGCCCTTAAAATAACTAATTTTGACAGAATCATCTGTCCCAGATGTTATCCATGTTATATCATATGTTGAACCCACATACCACACTGTACCTTCAGACGGTGATGTCACCTGTATCTGACGATAGATATTAAAGTTGACAGTGTCGTAAACAGATGACATGACAAAATCAATTACTTTAAGTTTATAATCTGAGCCCGGTGTCTTGTCTGCAGGTATAGCCCATAAGTGTGAGCAATCATTGTTAGTAGAACTTGCTATAGTAAAGTCTAGGGTACTACCCTTCCAAAGCTCTATTTTTACAAGAGGGCTTATACCACCACTTGTCCATCTTATATTATAATTATTTCCACGCTTCCAATACCCACCTTTTACAGGTGAGAAGATAGCTATCCCCGGTGGATTATACCAGCCATCTACTGTATCAAATGGAATATGATTCTCAAGTGTATCCAGAAGATATGTATCCTCGTGTCTTATTCGGATAGGTGATTTACCAGTCCCCTTGACCTTCCATGTGATATATAGAACACTGCCACTCCCACTTACAGTATAATAAGGCTCACCGGGTGGCCAGAAGAGACTACCAACCAGTATTTCTCCGTTAGCAGTATCAGCAAGTGATATCGTGAACCAAGTAGTACTAACACTTGTCATAAAAGGACCCTCTTTATGGCTTTTATACTGTATCACAGACGGGTTGTATAGTATACGAGCCTGCCAAGCAGCCATACCAACTACATCAGTAACATATAGTGAATCCTTAAAACTATCATTTACTGCAATAGCAGACTGCGTATCTGGGAGGACTGAAAATTTCGTAATCCTATGTATAGGCATTTGTGAGCTCTGTAAATCAGCAGGTGCTACTCCAACCACTCCTATAAATGAAAGCATCATTAAAATGACTAATAATTTATTCATTTTACACCTCCATCCTAAAAAATCCCAATTTTCAAGATTAGCCATTGGATTTCATTTGTCATTTGAGCTTTGACATTTGAACTTTTCTCCTTTACCTAAGCAAAAGCAGTTGTTTAGTTATACTCTCATTTCCCGCTTGTCCGCAGGATTCTGTGAATAACTTACAAAAGTAAATGCCACTCGGTAGTCTGTTTCCATTATTATCAGTGCCATCCCAGATAACAGAGTTTGTTAGTTGGTTAGTGAGTTTGTTTGTTAAAGAGCGGATAAGTTTGCCAGTGAGGTCATAAATCGTTAATTGGATGCTAGATGCTGGATCCCGGATGCTGGCAACTGGCAATTGATAACTAATAACCGTAAACTGAGTAAATGGAGTTGGATAGCTCTCAAGTGAGTAATCTATTTTGGTTGAAGGGCAAGCTTCGACTCCTATTAGTGCTATGGTGAAATCAGTATCACTCTGGTCCCAGTTAGATGCATGATAATAATCTGCTACTTTTACTCTTCCCTGAGTTGTTGGTGTATTTGGGACTCTCCAAGAATACGAGCCATCGTCTTTAGAATAATTTATATACCACCAAGTAGAGCCACCATTAGTAGAATACCAGAGCTTGACATAGCCACTAAGTCCTACAGGTGTCCATTTGATAGTATATATACGGTCCACATATAAGGTAGTGTCACCATTTGGAAATAATAGCTGTATCTGTTCTGATATTGCAAAATTAGCATTGCTAAAATCGTAAACAGAAGGCGTGCTGACAGATGCTATTTTTATCCTATAAGTTGTATCCGGGGAACAAGAAGTTGGTATAGTCCAGCTGTATGAACCATCATTAGGAGTACTCTCTGTTATAGTTATATCGTAGCTACCCCATTTGTAAAGGTCAATTTTTACATCTCCATTTATGCCCCTACTATCCCATATTATATTGCGAGTGGAGTCAATAGCAAAAAACTCGCCCCCATTAGGACACATTACCACAATTCCCGGTGACTTTGCTATGGTAAAGCAAAAATCACTACGGTCTAAATTAGGATGGTGGATAGCATCTCCCTCTTCTTCAGATGGTGATGCAACATCCCATATTTTTACCTTTGCTCGGATAGTCGGGCTATCTGGGACTGTCCATAAGTAAGAGCCATCATCCAGGGTGCTTGAAATTATCTCTGTCCACTGTGCCCCCCCATCAGGAGTATACCAAAGTCTAACATTGGTATCAGTACCTGCAGTCGTCCATGTGATAGTGTTTGATTCACCTGCCCACCAAACTTCACCCCCATTTGGTGCTATTATTTTCAGTTGACGGCCAATCCACAATTTACCATTTGAATAGTCATAAACAGATGGTTCACTACAGGAGCTTATCTTTACTTTGTAATCGCTACCAGGGGTGCAGTCTGAAGGCGCATCCCATGACTCATCACCATCATTAGAAGTATTGCTGGCTATCGTGTAACTTAAACTACCACCCTTCCATAGCTCTATATCTACATTGCCAGTCACTGAAGTGCTTACCCATTTTATGCCACCATTACAACACCCTCTTAACCAGTACCTGTCGCAATAAGGCCATGTTACCATTATCCTTGGGGTAGCTGCTGTTGTATTATACCAGCCATCTACTGGGTCACATGGAATAGACTGAGCATCAGGATTAGCAAGTTTGACATCCTTTAAAGCTAACATTGAAGCACCATCTTTCACAACTGTCCAATATAAATAACATACTGTACCACTCCCAGTTACACCTGGATTACCTATCCAACATACACAGGCAAGGAGCGCATAACTACGCCAAGGCCTGAATGCATTATCTATCCACCAGGTTTCACCTCCCTGCTGTAAAAAAGGACCCTCCTTGGCACTATCGCATCTTATTACCTCATTATCAAAATATAGTGAAAACTCCCAGCCCACAAGAGTATCGGGACTCACAATCCCGCTGATACAGATTGAATCCATAAAAGTAGAGCCAACGGGTAGACCAGTTTGAGTTTCTGGTGATACAAACATAAGTGGAGTTTTGGGTGGCTCCATACCCAAATTCCCTTGCACTCCTCCAACAACGGAAAAAATCAATGAAATTAACCAGTACATGGCACCTCCTTCTAAAAATCAAAAATTAAAATGCAAATATCAAAATGCAAAAATATTTGGTTAGTTGGATAGTTTGTTAGTTGGCTTGATCCCAACAAACCAAATACATTTTGTCATTTTGCAAAACGAACCTAACGAACTAAACGAATTAGTCATTTGACTTCACCTCAATAAAAGCAGTTGCTTGGTTAGACTCTCATCCCCAATTTGTAACTTACAGAAGTAGATGCCACTTGGCAGCCTGTTTCCACTAGCATCAGTGCCATCCCAGGTAACAGAATTGAGAATTGAGTAGCGAGAATCGAGCAATGGAAAAGACTTAACTAATCTACCAGTTAGGTCATAAATCGTTAATCGTAAATCGTTAATCGTGTAATCGTTACGGTTTCCGTTTAACGAATAACGAATAACGGTTTTTCCACTGAATGGGTTAGGATATATTTCAAGCTTTAAGTTTTGAGCTACGAGGTTTGCGATTTCTCTAATTCCTTCTTCCGGCTTCGCTATTGTGAAGTAGGCATCGCTTGAGTCTTTAGTGCCATCATCAGATACTATTTTTATCCTATAAT
This genomic interval from bacterium contains the following:
- a CDS encoding T9SS type A sorting domain-containing protein → MNKLLVILMMLSFIGVVGVAPADLQSSQMPIHRITKFSVLPDTQSAIAVNDSFKDSLYVTDVVGMAAWQARILYNPSVIQYKSHKEGPFMTSVSTTWFTISLADTANGEILVGSLFWPPGEPYYTVSGSGSVLYITWKVKGTGKSPIRIRHEDTYLLDTLENHIPFDTVDGWYNPPGIAIFSPVKGGYWKRGNNYNIRWTSGGISPLVKIELWKGSTLDFTIASSTNNDCSHLWAIPADKTPGSDYKLKVIDFVMSSVYDTVNFNIYRQIQVTSPSEGTVWYVGSTYDITWITSGTDDSVKISYFKGSGSWIEIISMPDVGFYSWTIPDTVTPSTNAYVKVGQFDVGPNSSMSGRFTLATPPGVEESSKLKAQNLKLEIYPNPFSGKTVIRYSLNGNRNDLRLTIYDLTGRLVKSFPLTTNYSLLTAVSWDGGDDNGNRLPSGIYFCKLQVGDKSVTKQLLLLR
- a CDS encoding Ser-Thr-rich GPI-anchored membrane family protein, which translates into the protein MYWLISLIFSVVGGVQGNLGMEPPKTPLMFVSPETQTGLPVGSTFMDSICISGIVSPDTLVGWEFSLYFDNEVIRCDSAKEGPFLQQGGETWWIDNAFRPWRSYALLACVCWIGNPGVTGSGTVCYLYWTVVKDGASMLALKDVKLANPDAQSIPCDPVDGWYNTTAATPRIMVTWPYCDRYWLRGCCNGGIKWVSTSVTGNVDIELWKGGSLSYTIASNTSNDGDESWDAPSDCTPGSDYKVKISSCSEPSVYDYSNGKLWIGRQLKIIAPNGGEVWWAGESNTITWTTAGTDTNVRLWYTPDGGAQWTEIISSTLDDGSYLWTVPDSPTIRAKVKIWDVASPSEEEGDAIHHPNLDRSDFCFTIAKSPGIVVMCPNGGEFFAIDSTRNIIWDSRGINGDVKIDLYKWGSYDITITESTPNDGSYSWTIPTSCSPDTTYRIKIASVSTPSVYDFSNANFAISEQIQLLFPNGDTTLYVDRIYTIKWTPVGLSGYVKLWYSTNGGSTWWYINYSKDDGSYSWRVPNTPTTQGRVKVADYYHASNWDQSDTDFTIALIGVEACPSTKIDYSLESYPTPFTQFTVISYQLPVASIRDPASSIQLTIYDLTGKLIRSLTNKLTNQLTNSVIWDGTDNNGNRLPSGIYFCKLFTESCGQAGNESITKQLLLLR
- a CDS encoding Ser-Thr-rich GPI-anchored membrane family protein, coding for TVGAVVYIDQLHAVNQANSGSFTIDAPVVTVISPNGGETWYRGNTYTIKWSSNMTQQQVDIYLYKGGSLSSAITYDTQNDGLYDWPIPSGQAIGTDYRIKIVSDDGTKDSSDAYFTIAKPEEGIREIANLVAQNLKLEIYPNPFSGKTVIRYSLNGNRNDYTINDLRLTIYDLTGRLVKSFPLLDSRYSILNSVTWDGTDASGNRLPSGIYFCKLQIGDESLTKQLLLLR